A region of Elusimicrobiota bacterium DNA encodes the following proteins:
- a CDS encoding LOG family protein — protein sequence MTDVQFPNGQNEMRISEDSRTESFNAWDPEITAQIDALVQRARASNVAEEDISDLVREIVVTALKTQHSQLGRGDAKILSRALRELRYGFRVFSPYRHRRKVTIFGSARTRSSDVDYKQARAFARKMVQRGFMIITGAGPGIMQAGNQGAGAEHSFGINIRLPYEQGTNAFVDKGERFIDCRFFFTRKLMFVKEANAVALFPGGFGTHDEGMEVLTLIQTGKADPMPIVFIDTPGGDYWKDWERYVRKHLLRRGKIAEEDFNLFRVTDSITHAADEIAHFYKNYHSLRYVRDRMVIRLQRPIPQLNLDVMEREFKDILLKGSHFMNQTALPEESEFPDLPRLVFPFNRFNFGRLRLLINALNEF from the coding sequence ATGACGGATGTTCAATTTCCAAACGGTCAAAACGAAATGCGGATTTCCGAGGATTCTCGGACGGAGTCCTTCAACGCCTGGGACCCGGAGATCACCGCCCAGATCGACGCCCTGGTTCAGCGGGCCCGCGCCTCCAACGTGGCGGAGGAAGACATCAGCGACTTGGTGCGGGAGATCGTCGTGACGGCGCTCAAAACCCAACACAGCCAACTGGGCCGGGGTGACGCCAAAATCTTGAGCCGCGCTTTGCGGGAACTTCGTTACGGTTTCCGCGTCTTCAGCCCGTACCGCCACCGGCGGAAAGTCACGATTTTCGGTTCGGCCCGTACCCGCTCTTCCGACGTGGACTACAAGCAGGCCCGGGCTTTTGCGCGGAAAATGGTCCAGCGCGGGTTCATGATCATTACCGGGGCCGGCCCCGGTATCATGCAAGCCGGAAACCAAGGCGCCGGTGCCGAACACAGTTTCGGCATCAACATCCGCCTCCCTTATGAACAGGGCACCAACGCTTTCGTGGACAAAGGCGAACGGTTCATCGATTGCCGTTTTTTTTTCACGCGCAAACTGATGTTCGTGAAAGAGGCCAACGCCGTGGCGCTTTTCCCCGGCGGGTTCGGCACCCATGACGAGGGGATGGAGGTCCTGACCTTGATTCAGACCGGGAAAGCCGACCCCATGCCCATCGTTTTCATCGACACGCCGGGCGGCGATTATTGGAAAGACTGGGAGCGATACGTCCGCAAGCACCTCCTGCGGCGGGGTAAAATCGCCGAAGAGGACTTCAACCTTTTCCGCGTCACGGATTCCATCACCCACGCGGCGGACGAGATCGCCCACTTCTACAAGAACTACCACTCCCTCCGCTATGTGCGGGACCGCATGGTGATCCGGCTCCAACGCCCCATCCCGCAGTTGAATCTGGATGTCATGGAACGAGAATTCAAAGACATTCTCCTGAAAGGCTCCCATTTCATGAACCAAACGGCCCTTCCCGAGGAGTCGGAATTTCCCGACCTCCCCCGGCTCGTGTTTCCCTTCAACCGCTTCAATTTCGGCCGACTCCGCCTCCTCATCAACGCCCTGAACGAATTCTGA
- a CDS encoding TrpB-like pyridoxal phosphate-dependent enzyme, giving the protein MSETVKYFLDEKRIPKFWYNLVADLPVPPPPVLHPGTHQPVGPGDLEPLFPMSLILQEVSREREIEIPSPVREIYRQWRPSPLYRARRLEKALDTPARIYYKYEGVSPAGSHKPNTAVPQAFYNKEAGIKKIATETGAGQWGSSLAFAGALFGIDVQVFMVRVSYDQKPYRRALMETYGARCVASPSEETNAGRAILAKNPKHPGSLGIAISEAVEVAAQRDDTNYALGSVLNHVLLHQTVVGLESIEQMAMADDYPDVLVACTGGGSNFGGLVFPFLGAQLRGGKKVRVVAVEPAACPSLTRGKFAYDFGDTAHLTPLTKMHTLGSTFTPPGFHSGGLRYHGMAPLVSHAMDLGLIEATAYHQTTCFAAGVQFARAEGILPAPEANHAIRGAINEALKCKEEGVSRAILFNLCGHGHFDMQAYMDYSAGKLTDQKLDEGELAMALAGLPSVSA; this is encoded by the coding sequence ATGAGCGAAACCGTGAAGTATTTCCTGGACGAAAAACGCATCCCGAAATTTTGGTACAACCTGGTGGCGGACCTGCCCGTTCCGCCGCCCCCCGTCCTTCACCCGGGGACACACCAACCCGTGGGCCCTGGCGACTTGGAGCCTTTGTTCCCCATGTCTCTCATCCTTCAGGAAGTGTCGCGGGAACGTGAAATCGAAATCCCTTCTCCCGTGCGAGAAATATACCGTCAATGGAGGCCGTCGCCCTTGTATCGGGCCCGGCGACTGGAAAAGGCGCTGGATACCCCGGCCCGGATCTATTACAAATATGAAGGGGTGAGCCCGGCCGGCAGCCACAAACCCAACACCGCCGTCCCCCAGGCGTTCTATAATAAAGAAGCGGGCATCAAAAAGATCGCCACCGAAACCGGCGCCGGCCAGTGGGGGTCCTCCCTGGCCTTCGCCGGGGCGCTGTTCGGCATCGATGTTCAGGTCTTCATGGTCCGGGTCTCCTACGATCAGAAACCCTATCGCCGGGCGCTGATGGAAACCTACGGCGCCCGGTGCGTGGCCTCCCCGTCGGAGGAAACCAACGCCGGCCGTGCCATCTTGGCCAAAAACCCCAAACATCCGGGGAGCCTCGGCATCGCCATTTCGGAAGCGGTGGAGGTGGCCGCCCAGCGGGACGACACGAATTACGCCCTGGGTTCGGTCCTGAACCACGTTCTTCTCCACCAAACCGTCGTCGGTCTGGAATCCATCGAGCAGATGGCCATGGCCGACGATTACCCCGATGTTTTGGTCGCTTGCACCGGCGGGGGGTCGAATTTCGGCGGGTTGGTGTTCCCGTTCCTGGGAGCGCAACTCCGGGGCGGAAAAAAAGTTCGCGTGGTGGCCGTGGAACCCGCCGCCTGTCCCAGCCTCACCCGGGGCAAGTTCGCCTACGATTTCGGCGATACCGCGCACCTGACCCCCTTGACCAAAATGCACACCCTGGGCTCGACCTTCACCCCTCCCGGCTTCCATTCGGGGGGCCTTCGGTACCACGGCATGGCCCCGCTCGTGAGCCACGCCATGGACCTGGGCCTGATCGAAGCCACGGCCTATCACCAGACGACCTGTTTTGCCGCCGGGGTCCAATTCGCCCGGGCCGAAGGCATTCTCCCCGCCCCCGAAGCGAATCACGCCATTCGTGGCGCCATCAACGAGGCCCTGAAGTGCAAGGAGGAAGGCGTCTCCCGGGCGATCCTCTTCAACCTCTGCGGTCACGGGCACTTCGACATGCAGGCCTACATGGACTACAGCGCGGGCAAACTCACCGACCAGAAACTGGACGAGGGCGAACTCGCCATGGCGTTGGCGGGCCTGCCTTCCGTGTCGGCATGA
- a CDS encoding thermonuclease family protein, with protein sequence MRRFAGRLSSFILFGVFVSSALGAADGEKFQGRVVGVAAGHAVTVLNEGRSARVRLFDAQCPRSDQPFATAAKKFTATEVFEQLVTVEVKSRDANGVIFAKIRLPGGRSLSEMLVKQGLAWWNRTAAPDDRRLERLERKAKEARRGLWSDPNPVSPWKVQK encoded by the coding sequence ATGCGTCGTTTCGCCGGCCGGCTCTCGTCCTTTATCCTTTTCGGAGTCTTCGTGTCCTCGGCGTTGGGAGCCGCGGACGGGGAAAAATTCCAGGGCCGGGTGGTGGGAGTGGCCGCCGGTCACGCCGTGACGGTTTTAAACGAGGGCCGGAGCGCCCGAGTTCGTCTGTTCGACGCCCAATGTCCCCGATCGGACCAGCCCTTCGCGACCGCGGCGAAAAAATTCACCGCAACGGAAGTTTTTGAACAATTGGTGACGGTGGAGGTCAAAAGCCGGGATGCGAACGGCGTCATTTTCGCCAAGATCCGTCTTCCAGGCGGGCGATCCTTGAGCGAGATGTTGGTCAAGCAGGGGCTCGCCTGGTGGAACCGCACCGCCGCCCCCGACGACCGTCGGTTGGAGCGCCTCGAACGGAAAGCCAAAGAAGCCCGACGGGGTCTCTGGTCGGACCCCAACCCCGTCTCTCCCTGGAAGGTTCAGAAGTAG
- a CDS encoding prohibitin family protein has translation MTKSLDDEGFGRERPNVSALAVPAALGVLLLVIAIFRSMVIIPAGYVGVRDLFGNISDRPLSAGLHLINPLARVHKMSVRTQEIKESANVPSKEGLVLQLEASLLYSLKPEKAAEVYRTIGPVFEEVVVLPQLRSTIRGVTSVYEAKALYTSERELISSEIKKLLAPLLETRGITMENVLLRNIALPPVLGAAIEKKLEAEQQSEQMKFVLEKERREADRKRIEAQGIADFQAIVTRGLNDSFLRWKGIEATKDLANSPNAKIVVIGSGKDGLPIILGDK, from the coding sequence ATGACGAAGTCCTTGGATGATGAGGGGTTTGGGCGGGAGAGGCCGAACGTGTCGGCCTTGGCGGTCCCGGCGGCCTTGGGCGTTTTGCTTTTGGTCATCGCGATTTTTCGATCGATGGTGATCATTCCGGCCGGGTATGTGGGGGTTCGGGACCTTTTCGGAAATATCTCCGACCGGCCCCTGTCGGCGGGGCTCCATTTGATCAATCCGCTGGCGCGCGTGCACAAGATGTCAGTTCGGACCCAGGAGATCAAGGAATCCGCCAATGTCCCCTCCAAAGAGGGCCTGGTTCTCCAACTGGAGGCCTCCCTCCTCTACAGTCTAAAACCGGAGAAAGCGGCGGAGGTCTACCGGACCATCGGGCCCGTATTTGAGGAGGTCGTCGTGCTTCCCCAACTCCGGTCGACCATTCGCGGCGTCACATCGGTGTACGAAGCGAAGGCGCTCTATACCTCCGAGCGGGAGTTGATTTCCAGCGAAATCAAAAAACTTCTCGCCCCGCTCCTTGAAACCCGCGGCATCACCATGGAAAATGTCCTCCTCCGAAACATCGCCCTGCCCCCGGTGCTGGGGGCCGCCATCGAAAAGAAGTTGGAGGCGGAACAACAGTCGGAGCAGATGAAATTCGTTTTGGAAAAGGAACGGCGAGAGGCGGACCGCAAGCGGATTGAAGCCCAAGGCATCGCCGATTTCCAAGCGATCGTCACCCGCGGGTTGAACGACAGTTTCCTTCGCTGGAAAGGGATTGAAGCCACCAAGGACCTCGCCAACAGCCCCAACGCCAAAATTGTCGTCATTGGAAGCGGCAAGGACGGACTCCCCATTATTTTGGGGGACAAGTAG
- a CDS encoding tetratricopeptide repeat protein gives MGLARAHLMAGSPDLALVPLELLEKSKPEVQPAKRELLIARTLEKKGRVDDALRFYERAAAHASGAEAFFRQGLFLARLGRKEEAKKILEQVLSQAKSSGKIYRRLERDWIQRSKRVLAELRK, from the coding sequence TTGGGCTTGGCGCGGGCCCATCTGATGGCTGGGTCGCCCGATCTGGCCCTGGTTCCATTGGAGCTCCTGGAAAAGTCAAAACCCGAAGTCCAACCGGCGAAACGGGAACTCCTTATCGCGAGAACGCTCGAGAAGAAAGGTCGGGTGGACGACGCCCTGCGCTTCTATGAACGGGCCGCTGCCCACGCCTCCGGCGCCGAGGCCTTTTTCCGGCAGGGGCTCTTTTTGGCGCGGTTGGGCCGGAAAGAGGAAGCTAAGAAGATTCTTGAACAGGTCCTCTCGCAGGCGAAAAGCTCGGGAAAAATCTACCGGCGCCTGGAGCGCGACTGGATTCAACGAAGCAAGCGGGTCTTGGCGGAATTGCGAAAATAA
- a CDS encoding exodeoxyribonuclease V subunit gamma has protein sequence MPLSLVCGPYGFLEKAFVSHLTARPPGPARRVGVVTTSQRMAERLQRLLALERGLAFFNLRFHTLHSLSLDLLRASGAILPAVNNDDLFHERLVETLLIESGGWEPDRARALAGAHRATLRDLVEAGVETASFREHFGDMEIPGEGKLYRFLNLADRYRERLASLNVAGSADLGRMATVAVEGHPEILAGFDELLYYGFYDLNGAQSDFLSAVAGPGRVTLFFPCVKGHAGWKFAERFLDLKISVGVGGSRYETAIGEGPLGDALGGLFDPGSPPVQAGENVRIIDVSGERDELWQVAKEILQLRERRSPLEWEDIGVVARGLDAYAELIPEIFGAHGIPYSISEGGPLLSHPAARLALDLMEISGRGHERDALLDVIGSPCLQDEVFAGPSRSEARAYLLQGGPRAGLAHLLEGSPMGREENPDPLRPALPPQALKDFAVRVSAETEERIFPWVEHARRARRRMERLIVKNPETVPVLDQMEAILERLEELDRFSPPVDDAEFSETFVEALRRARRPGTGPAQGVRVLGAMEARGESFGALFLVGLKEGVFPRVVREDPLLGDDLRRILRDPGGYWILPKLEGYDEEKLLFTLLVSSAREKLYLLYSRSREDGRAEVPSLYLRELARAAGMSLDEAERLPRPPLEKWNAVPRGLLTVQEAGLADLLEARPLSGEWGRIVQRAAKISAWAGPTGVDGLVGRPEAYLSRRASRGLSPSALETLGDCPFEFFLSRLVGLRDPRATWDGESVSPFFVGTLQHAILQRVYAGFLSQDLPAPEEAVVRVRAETRALFSSSGDPSGGPYPLLWEALQNTVERQLVSFVDRDLARLKAEGFRPEKLEWGLQAPMGNGEFLWSGRLDRVDWNPVSRRYFVVDYKNRIRDKSLEERVLEGHVHQAPAYLELLEAQRTWGPETRAAGVRFEYLATNETEEFSEAVWREKRGEIEVRQRALLSTLTNGRFLIRPSDGPAGHCRFCDFARACRKAHGPTRKRCEGDVGSETPADLAPAGKEDLP, from the coding sequence ATGCCCCTTTCCCTCGTTTGCGGTCCCTACGGTTTCCTTGAAAAAGCCTTTGTCTCCCATCTGACGGCCCGTCCCCCGGGACCGGCGAGACGGGTGGGGGTCGTGACCACCTCCCAACGCATGGCGGAGCGGCTCCAACGTCTCTTGGCCTTGGAGCGCGGCTTGGCCTTTTTCAACCTTCGCTTCCACACCCTCCACAGCCTTTCTCTGGACCTCCTTCGCGCGTCGGGGGCGATTCTTCCCGCGGTCAACAACGACGACCTATTTCACGAGCGGTTGGTGGAGACGCTCTTGATCGAAAGCGGAGGGTGGGAGCCGGATCGCGCCCGCGCCTTGGCGGGGGCCCATCGAGCCACGCTTCGAGACCTGGTGGAAGCGGGGGTGGAAACGGCGAGTTTCCGTGAACACTTCGGCGATATGGAGATCCCCGGCGAAGGGAAGCTGTATCGTTTTTTGAACCTGGCCGACCGTTACCGCGAGCGGTTGGCGAGTTTGAACGTGGCCGGGTCCGCCGATCTGGGCCGGATGGCGACGGTCGCCGTGGAAGGCCACCCGGAAATTTTGGCGGGGTTTGACGAATTGCTTTACTATGGGTTCTATGATTTAAACGGGGCCCAATCGGATTTTTTGAGCGCGGTGGCCGGCCCAGGGCGGGTGACCCTTTTTTTCCCCTGCGTGAAAGGGCACGCGGGCTGGAAATTCGCCGAGCGATTTCTGGACCTTAAAATATCCGTTGGGGTCGGCGGTTCACGTTACGAAACGGCGATCGGTGAGGGGCCACTGGGGGACGCGCTGGGCGGATTGTTTGACCCAGGGTCGCCGCCCGTTCAGGCGGGAGAAAATGTTCGGATCATCGATGTTTCGGGAGAACGCGACGAGCTTTGGCAGGTGGCCAAAGAAATACTTCAGCTTCGGGAACGTCGGTCCCCTCTGGAGTGGGAGGACATCGGCGTGGTGGCGCGGGGGTTGGACGCTTACGCGGAATTAATTCCGGAGATTTTCGGCGCCCATGGCATCCCCTATTCCATTTCAGAAGGGGGGCCGCTCCTGTCCCACCCGGCGGCGCGGTTGGCGTTGGACCTGATGGAGATATCCGGTCGGGGTCACGAACGCGACGCTCTTTTGGACGTCATCGGTTCCCCTTGTCTTCAAGATGAGGTCTTCGCGGGGCCTTCCCGCTCGGAAGCCCGGGCTTACTTGCTCCAAGGCGGACCCCGGGCGGGCCTGGCTCATTTGCTGGAGGGGTCGCCGATGGGACGCGAAGAAAACCCCGACCCGCTCCGGCCCGCGCTTCCTCCCCAGGCCCTCAAAGATTTTGCGGTTCGTGTGAGCGCGGAGACGGAGGAACGAATTTTTCCTTGGGTGGAACACGCCCGCCGCGCCCGGCGGCGCATGGAACGGCTGATCGTTAAAAACCCGGAGACCGTGCCGGTGCTGGATCAAATGGAGGCCATTTTGGAACGCCTGGAGGAACTGGACCGTTTCTCCCCGCCGGTGGACGACGCGGAATTTTCGGAGACCTTCGTTGAGGCCCTGCGCCGCGCCCGGCGCCCGGGGACCGGGCCCGCGCAGGGGGTGCGGGTTTTGGGGGCCATGGAGGCGCGGGGCGAGAGTTTTGGCGCCCTCTTTCTCGTGGGTCTCAAGGAAGGCGTGTTCCCCCGGGTGGTTCGGGAAGATCCTCTTTTGGGGGACGACCTACGACGGATTCTTCGGGACCCCGGGGGCTACTGGATCCTTCCAAAACTGGAGGGGTACGACGAGGAAAAACTCTTGTTCACCCTGCTGGTCTCTTCGGCTCGGGAAAAACTTTACCTGCTTTATTCACGCTCCCGGGAGGACGGCCGGGCGGAAGTCCCCTCTCTCTATTTGAGGGAACTCGCGCGGGCGGCCGGAATGTCGTTGGACGAGGCGGAGCGCTTGCCTCGCCCCCCCTTGGAGAAATGGAACGCCGTTCCCCGGGGTCTTTTAACGGTTCAAGAGGCGGGATTGGCCGACCTTCTGGAGGCTCGACCTCTTTCCGGCGAATGGGGCCGGATCGTCCAGCGGGCCGCCAAGATCTCGGCGTGGGCGGGGCCCACGGGGGTGGACGGTTTGGTGGGGCGCCCTGAGGCGTACCTCTCCCGGCGCGCCTCGCGGGGGCTCTCCCCCAGCGCGCTGGAGACTCTTGGCGATTGCCCCTTCGAATTCTTCCTTTCTCGTCTGGTGGGTCTCAGGGATCCCCGCGCGACCTGGGACGGAGAGAGCGTGAGCCCCTTCTTCGTCGGCACTCTTCAGCACGCGATCCTCCAACGGGTCTACGCCGGTTTCCTTTCCCAGGATCTTCCGGCCCCGGAAGAGGCCGTGGTCCGGGTTCGCGCCGAAACCCGGGCCCTCTTCTCTTCGTCGGGGGACCCGTCGGGCGGACCGTACCCCCTTCTTTGGGAAGCGCTTCAAAACACCGTCGAGCGCCAATTGGTTTCTTTCGTGGACCGGGACCTGGCGAGGCTAAAGGCGGAGGGGTTCCGACCGGAAAAATTAGAGTGGGGGCTTCAGGCCCCCATGGGGAACGGCGAATTCCTTTGGTCCGGCCGGTTGGACCGGGTGGACTGGAACCCCGTGTCCCGTCGGTATTTTGTCGTGGATTACAAGAACCGAATCCGTGACAAATCCCTGGAAGAGCGCGTGCTGGAGGGGCATGTGCATCAGGCGCCGGCCTATCTGGAATTGCTGGAGGCCCAGAGAACCTGGGGACCGGAAACCCGTGCGGCCGGGGTTCGCTTCGAATACCTGGCGACCAACGAGACGGAAGAGTTCTCTGAGGCGGTTTGGCGGGAGAAACGGGGTGAAATCGAGGTCCGGCAAAGAGCCCTTCTTTCCACTCTCACCAACGGACGCTTTCTCATCCGCCCATCGGACGGCCCCGCGGGGCACTGCCGTTTCTGCGATTTCGCCCGAGCCTGCCGAAAAGCCCATGGACCTACCCGAAAAAGATGCGAAGGGGACGTGGGTTCCGAGACCCCAGCGGACCTGGCCCCCGCGGGAAAAGAAGATCTCCCATGA
- a CDS encoding UvrD-helicase domain-containing protein: MTADRPSRDVARKQLDVNVVVEAGAGTGKTTLLTDRLLFLLLAGGPEREGLSVTRIVALTFTEKAAGEIKLRLADRLNDLLRRLEGRPLAAKRGERTEVWLAEARAEFGATEERLRLMAGDALRDLDRAPIGTIHSFCKTLLQLFPLEAGLNPNFQVDRGDAFEELFEREWGRWLEGELIPGGPAVELWREVLPRVGLGDVATLARALARSSPALLDRTFSADRLAEWRMALERVPVGKPKPRRGKMLESIQRIAERLRAVEQVARDPWGPWPEADDWKEAPKTWPGEWEELEGETVYEDACAVAKAVSPVGEAALARVRKLLSPFLDHCRARYRAAGWMGFDDLLSGARNLLAQHPEVRRELKSRYGAILVDEFQDTDPLQGELLLFLAERAESEAAAWKEVSLAPGKLFIVGDLKQSIYRFRGADIRAYEAFVSLVIAQGGRKCDLQTSFRTHEGIVGPVNRLFTDLMREAPGLQPAYLPLLPRPGGGPDNGGVELAIVPAGSKGEDSSSLGQEAEARWIARWIVDRCGPEGSGRPWRLGDVALLFRSTSALTVYMEALKAARIPYLVESDRAFYGTPEVMDFLNLLRVVQDPADRVSLVGLLRSPMVLLEDRHLLALAEAGRLDDRLLPPEGLPPEVSRTIADFFGVLGQLRAAAQRESLGEVCARLLRETPLLAASAAAYYGEQSVSNLFKLARLAAEAGAARGETLDGFARRLMAAVAEGREEGESSLGEEKVEAVRLLTVHKAKGLEYKVVFLPNLSAKVQGGARHPPALRQDWAEGRVGHRLVQKKWADLEMVFLESDERRREAEESIRLFYVAATRAREQVILVGNEKIALGSFMGMLSGAARRGVGAWEWADGLRLPVTVVSRETGGEPRWPKGESPGKNRLTPSLVRSWEKRKVLGAEIQGRPLFRSPSSKTQESEKIAGGEPSLPSAEAALLGRLCHAVLETWEWGSPTDVSPAVGRTAALLAPEHPAADWARWTEEATGILSAFLQSPVGRSFAQEKILAREAPFLFGEKEGVVRGVIDLLYRRGAALWVADYKTDRVRPGEEKEHARRYAEQGRDYRAAVQKALGEPCGFEVIFLRTGESVVLEEPPLSLEA, encoded by the coding sequence ATGACCGCTGACCGGCCTTCCCGGGACGTCGCCCGGAAACAATTGGATGTGAACGTCGTCGTGGAGGCGGGAGCCGGAACGGGGAAAACCACCCTCTTGACGGATCGCCTCCTCTTTCTCCTTTTGGCGGGAGGGCCGGAACGGGAGGGCCTTTCCGTCACTCGGATCGTCGCGCTGACCTTTACGGAGAAAGCGGCGGGGGAAATCAAACTGCGGCTGGCCGATCGGTTGAACGATCTCCTGCGACGGTTGGAGGGACGTCCCTTGGCGGCGAAACGCGGGGAGCGGACGGAGGTTTGGCTGGCGGAGGCCCGGGCCGAATTCGGGGCGACGGAAGAACGCCTGCGCCTCATGGCGGGGGACGCGTTGCGGGACCTGGACCGCGCCCCCATCGGCACCATCCACAGTTTTTGCAAAACCCTGCTCCAACTGTTTCCCTTAGAAGCCGGGTTGAACCCGAACTTTCAAGTGGATAGAGGGGACGCCTTCGAGGAACTTTTCGAGCGGGAATGGGGACGTTGGTTGGAGGGAGAACTCATTCCCGGGGGGCCCGCGGTGGAGCTGTGGCGGGAGGTTTTGCCCCGGGTGGGGTTGGGGGATGTGGCGACCCTGGCTCGCGCTCTGGCCCGTTCTTCGCCCGCTCTATTGGATCGAACCTTCTCCGCCGATCGTCTGGCGGAATGGCGGATGGCCCTCGAACGGGTGCCGGTGGGAAAACCCAAACCCCGACGGGGGAAAATGCTGGAGTCCATCCAGCGGATTGCCGAACGCCTCCGCGCGGTGGAACAGGTGGCGCGGGACCCCTGGGGTCCGTGGCCCGAGGCGGACGACTGGAAAGAAGCTCCTAAAACGTGGCCCGGCGAGTGGGAAGAGTTAGAAGGGGAAACGGTGTACGAGGACGCCTGCGCCGTGGCGAAGGCGGTTTCTCCGGTTGGCGAAGCGGCGCTGGCCCGCGTGCGGAAGCTTTTGTCTCCTTTTCTGGACCACTGCCGGGCCCGTTACCGTGCTGCCGGGTGGATGGGGTTTGACGATCTTTTGAGCGGTGCGCGGAACCTGTTGGCCCAGCACCCTGAAGTTCGGCGGGAATTGAAATCCCGCTACGGGGCGATTTTGGTGGATGAGTTTCAGGACACGGACCCGCTCCAGGGGGAACTGTTGCTCTTCTTGGCCGAGCGGGCGGAATCCGAGGCGGCCGCCTGGAAGGAGGTGTCGCTCGCGCCTGGAAAACTATTTATCGTCGGGGACCTAAAACAATCCATTTATCGGTTTCGCGGCGCCGACATTCGAGCTTACGAAGCGTTTGTCTCTCTTGTTATCGCCCAGGGCGGGCGCAAGTGCGATCTCCAAACCAGTTTTCGGACCCACGAAGGAATCGTGGGTCCGGTCAACCGACTTTTCACCGACTTGATGCGGGAGGCCCCCGGTTTGCAACCCGCCTATTTGCCTTTGCTCCCTCGGCCGGGAGGAGGGCCGGACAACGGAGGCGTTGAACTGGCGATCGTTCCGGCGGGTTCAAAAGGGGAGGACTCTTCTTCCTTGGGTCAGGAGGCCGAGGCTCGCTGGATCGCCCGATGGATCGTGGACCGATGCGGACCGGAGGGGTCCGGGCGTCCCTGGCGGTTGGGCGATGTGGCCCTCCTCTTTCGGTCCACGTCGGCTCTAACGGTCTATATGGAGGCCCTGAAGGCCGCCCGGATTCCCTATTTGGTGGAAAGCGACCGGGCTTTTTACGGCACGCCGGAGGTGATGGATTTTCTTAACCTTCTTCGTGTCGTGCAGGATCCCGCCGACCGGGTGTCTTTGGTGGGACTGTTGCGGTCCCCCATGGTTCTTTTGGAAGACCGCCACCTCCTGGCCCTGGCCGAAGCGGGTCGACTGGACGATCGGCTGCTTCCCCCCGAGGGGCTTCCCCCGGAGGTCTCTCGAACGATCGCTGATTTCTTCGGTGTGTTGGGACAGCTCCGCGCGGCGGCGCAACGAGAAAGTTTAGGCGAGGTGTGCGCCCGTCTCCTGCGGGAAACCCCGCTGTTGGCCGCTTCCGCCGCCGCCTATTACGGCGAACAAAGCGTGTCCAACCTGTTCAAACTGGCCCGATTGGCGGCGGAGGCGGGCGCGGCCCGGGGAGAAACCCTGGACGGGTTCGCCCGCCGACTCATGGCGGCCGTGGCGGAGGGCCGGGAAGAGGGGGAAAGCTCCTTGGGGGAGGAAAAAGTGGAGGCGGTCCGGCTTTTGACGGTCCACAAGGCCAAAGGGTTGGAATACAAGGTGGTGTTTTTGCCCAACCTTTCCGCGAAGGTCCAGGGCGGCGCCCGTCATCCTCCGGCCCTTCGTCAGGATTGGGCCGAGGGGCGGGTGGGTCATCGTCTCGTCCAAAAGAAATGGGCGGACCTTGAAATGGTTTTCCTGGAAAGCGACGAACGCCGCCGGGAGGCGGAGGAGTCCATTCGGCTCTTTTACGTGGCCGCCACCCGGGCCCGGGAACAGGTGATCCTCGTCGGAAATGAAAAGATCGCCCTCGGGTCTTTCATGGGCATGTTGAGCGGGGCGGCCCGACGGGGGGTAGGGGCCTGGGAATGGGCCGATGGCCTTCGCCTGCCGGTCACCGTTGTCTCGCGGGAGACCGGGGGCGAACCCCGTTGGCCGAAGGGGGAATCCCCAGGCAAAAACCGTCTGACGCCCTCGCTCGTCCGTTCTTGGGAAAAACGGAAGGTCCTCGGGGCGGAGATCCAAGGGCGGCCCCTGTTCCGCAGTCCATCGTCAAAAACCCAGGAGTCGGAGAAGATCGCGGGGGGAGAGCCCAGCCTCCCCTCAGCGGAAGCCGCCCTTCTGGGTCGTTTGTGCCACGCGGTCCTGGAAACCTGGGAGTGGGGAAGCCCCACCGACGTGTCCCCCGCGGTGGGCCGAACCGCCGCTCTATTAGCGCCGGAGCATCCGGCCGCCGATTGGGCCCGATGGACGGAGGAGGCGACGGGGATTCTTTCCGCTTTCCTTCAATCGCCGGTTGGGCGGTCCTTCGCCCAGGAAAAAATATTAGCCCGGGAGGCGCCGTTCCTTTTCGGGGAGAAGGAAGGCGTGGTTCGCGGCGTCATCGATCTTCTATACCGTCGGGGCGCGGCGCTCTGGGTGGCCGACTACAAAACCGACCGGGTGCGCCCCGGTGAAGAAAAAGAACACGCGCGCCGTTATGCCGAACAGGGAAGAGATTATCGCGCGGCCGTTCAAAAAGCCTTGGGGGAGCCCTGCGGGTTCGAGGTGATCTTTTTACGGACCGGGGAGAGTGTCGTTCTGGAGGAACCGCCTCTTTCTCTGGAGGCTTAA
- a CDS encoding P-II family nitrogen regulator, translated as MKYIVAIIQPDRLDDVLDALEQKAIHLVTVSNVMGRGRQKGISEVYRSHKEGGSLLKKVKVEVAVNEEYVQPTVEAIQSAGRTGNVGDGKIFVLDLGQVIRIRTGETGRLAIG; from the coding sequence ATGAAATACATCGTTGCCATCATTCAACCGGACCGGCTGGACGACGTGCTGGACGCCTTGGAACAGAAGGCCATCCACCTGGTCACTGTCTCGAACGTCATGGGTCGGGGCCGTCAAAAAGGCATTTCGGAAGTCTACCGGAGCCACAAAGAGGGCGGGAGCCTGCTTAAGAAAGTGAAGGTGGAAGTCGCGGTGAACGAGGAATATGTTCAGCCGACGGTGGAGGCCATTCAATCGGCCGGGCGAACAGGGAACGTCGGCGACGGGAAAATCTTTGTTCTCGATTTGGGCCAAGTCATTCGGATTCGAACGGGAGAAACGGGCCGCCTGGCGATCGGATAA